The Aliiroseovarius sediminilitoris region CACGAACTCACCCTCTTTAACGTCCAGAGAGACATCTTTCAGCGCGAGAAACGTGCCGAAAGCTTTCCACAGCTTATCGATGCTGAGATAGGTTTTCTGGCCTATAGCAGTGTCTTGTATCACAGGCTTGTCCTTACATATTCCGTTGGCTTACGGCCAAATCTGTCCGGTCGCGACCGGGCGCGCGTGTCAGGTCTGGAAGGGGCTTGGGTGAAAGCGGGGAGCATCAGCTGTCCCCCGCTCACTTAGCTTATGACTTGGGTTCGGACTTGCCGTCATAGCGGCTCTGCCATTCTTCAAGAATGGCCGCCCGATTGTTGGCTGCAAACTCAAAATCATTGTCGATCATTGCGTCCAGCAGACCCTCGGGGAAGTGCTCAACCGGCTTGGCGATGCCGGGATAGGCAACAACCGCATAGCCGGTATTGTACATCTCGTTGGCTTCCTTGGTGACGGTGAAATCAACCAGCGCCTGCGCGGCTTCAAGATTGGCTGTGCCCGCAACGATTGCCGTGGCCTCCATGTCCCAACCGACCCCTTCGGACGGCACGATGATTTCCAGCGGCGCACCGTCGGCTTTCGACTTGGCACCACGGAAGGCAAACGAGATGCCGATCGGAATTTCACCCGACGCGGCCAGCTTGCAAGGTTTGGAGCCGGAATGGGTATAGCGCGCGATGTTTTCATGCAGCGCGTCCATATACTCCCAGCCGCCTTCTTCACCAAACATTTGCAGCCAGCTGGACACGTCCAGGAAACCTGTGCCGGACGAATTTGGGTTCGGCATGATCACATGACCCGCATACATGGGATCGGTCAGATCCTTCCACGATGTCGGTGGTTTCAGTCCAAGCTTCTCGGCCTCGACGGTGTTATAGCAGACCGAGGCGACCCAGGCGTCCATGCCAACCCAGGCGGGCGGGTTGTCGCCATCCACGAATTTCGGATCAAGGTTTTCAACACCGGCCGGGGCATAAGGCTCAAGCATCCCTTCGGATTTCAGCAGCAACAATGACGTGGCTGCCAGACCCCAGATCACGTCTGCTTGCGGGTTGTCACGCTCGGCTAACAGTTTTGCGGTGATGATCCCGGTGGAATCGCGCACCCAGTTGATCTTGATGTCGGGGTTGCTCTGGTTGAACGTCTCGGCGTAGCGGGCCAGATCTTCGGCTTCTACGGCAGTATAGACCGTCAGTTCTGTCTCTGCGACCGCAGCGGTAGCAAAGGCGACGCTAGCCAGAAAGGACGTCAGTCTTTTCGCTGTGTGTTTCATTATCTTCTCCTCTGTTGATCTTCTGTTGTCGTGGCGGGAGCGATCAACTTCCACGCCATCCTTTTTCAAGCCAGTTTGGCAGGTTCTGACGACAA contains the following coding sequences:
- a CDS encoding putative 2-aminoethylphosphonate ABC transporter substrate-binding protein — translated: MKHTAKRLTSFLASVAFATAAVAETELTVYTAVEAEDLARYAETFNQSNPDIKINWVRDSTGIITAKLLAERDNPQADVIWGLAATSLLLLKSEGMLEPYAPAGVENLDPKFVDGDNPPAWVGMDAWVASVCYNTVEAEKLGLKPPTSWKDLTDPMYAGHVIMPNPNSSGTGFLDVSSWLQMFGEEGGWEYMDALHENIARYTHSGSKPCKLAASGEIPIGISFAFRGAKSKADGAPLEIIVPSEGVGWDMEATAIVAGTANLEAAQALVDFTVTKEANEMYNTGYAVVAYPGIAKPVEHFPEGLLDAMIDNDFEFAANNRAAILEEWQSRYDGKSEPKS